One Pseudomonas lalucatii genomic window carries:
- the can gene encoding carbonate dehydratase has protein sequence MSDLQHLFDNNARWAEAITREDPEFFAKLARQQVPEYLWIGCSDARVPANEIVGLLPGDLFVHRNVANVVLHTDLNCLSVIQYAVDVLKVKHILVTGHYGCGGVRASMQDTQYGLIDGWLRSIRDLYYEHREHLAQLPGEEARVDRLCELNVIQQVANVSHTTIVQNAWHRGQELAVHGCIYGIKDGRWKNLEVTVGGLQQLPPQYRLRPQAQG, from the coding sequence ATGAGCGATCTACAGCACCTCTTCGACAACAACGCCCGCTGGGCCGAGGCGATCACCCGGGAGGACCCGGAATTCTTCGCCAAGCTGGCGCGTCAGCAGGTCCCCGAATACCTGTGGATCGGCTGCTCGGATGCGCGGGTGCCGGCCAACGAGATCGTCGGCCTGCTGCCGGGCGACCTGTTCGTGCACCGCAACGTCGCCAACGTGGTGCTGCATACCGACCTCAACTGCCTGTCGGTGATCCAGTACGCGGTCGACGTGCTCAAGGTCAAACACATCCTGGTCACCGGCCACTATGGCTGCGGCGGCGTACGCGCCTCGATGCAGGATACGCAGTACGGCCTGATCGATGGCTGGCTGCGGTCGATCCGCGATCTCTACTACGAGCACCGCGAGCACCTGGCGCAACTGCCGGGCGAGGAGGCCCGGGTCGATCGCCTGTGCGAGCTCAACGTGATCCAGCAGGTGGCCAACGTCAGTCACACCACCATCGTGCAGAACGCCTGGCATCGCGGCCAGGAGCTGGCGGTGCACGGCTGCATCTACGGCATCAAGGACGGCCGCTGGAAGAACCTCGAGGTCACCGTCGGTGGTCTCCAGCAGCTGCCGCCGCAGTACCGCCTGCGTCCGCAGGCTCAGGGCTGA
- the rimI gene encoding ribosomal protein S18-alanine N-acetyltransferase yields MSDAISFRPMTEADLEAVLKIEYAAFSHPWTRGIFADSLKSYDCWLMFEGSQQVGHGVINVIIDEAHLLNITVKPESQGRGLGLRLLEFLMQRALQLKAGECFLEVRASNQAAYRLYERYGFNEVGRRRDYYPAVGGREDALVMACTLLD; encoded by the coding sequence ATGAGTGACGCGATATCCTTCCGCCCGATGACCGAGGCGGATCTCGAGGCCGTGCTGAAAATCGAGTATGCCGCCTTCAGCCACCCCTGGACCCGTGGCATCTTCGCCGACAGCCTGAAGTCCTACGACTGCTGGCTGATGTTCGAGGGCAGCCAGCAGGTCGGCCACGGGGTGATCAACGTGATCATCGACGAGGCCCACCTGCTCAACATCACCGTCAAGCCGGAGAGCCAGGGCCGTGGCCTGGGCCTGCGCCTGCTGGAGTTCCTCATGCAGCGCGCCTTGCAGCTCAAGGCCGGGGAGTGTTTCCTCGAGGTGCGCGCCAGCAACCAGGCGGCCTACCGCCTGTACGAGCGCTATGGCTTCAACGAGGTCGGCCGGCGCCGCGATTACTACCCGGCCGTGGGCGGGCGCGAGGATGCGCTGGTGATGGCCTGCACCCTGCTCGACTGA
- a CDS encoding energy transducer TonB: protein MIAELRRRAYLSAMQVASWLPRVELPFAAPSRPELLAPPAPEAPVDAEPSVQALRASVAAVPPAPVAERPKVEVPKPAATARNARPEQSEAADAKPGAARPAVVPPPRFALQLLRAGDCALLVELPTGEPLQGRDPAYLLLRDLLRAAGLPDSPQAVGEPVRWPLLVRGNMDQGPEAALEFVQSFVSARLEEQAPCACLWLVGLPAVRFAGEADADAYHRELQVEGLGPAWALPGLELLLEEPQRKRALWQAMRRVRQRWMSRAQ, encoded by the coding sequence TTGATTGCAGAACTGCGCCGCCGTGCCTACCTGAGCGCCATGCAGGTGGCCAGCTGGCTGCCGCGGGTGGAGCTGCCGTTCGCCGCGCCGTCGCGGCCGGAGCTGCTGGCGCCGCCGGCGCCCGAAGCACCGGTCGATGCCGAGCCGAGCGTGCAGGCGCTGCGCGCGAGCGTGGCAGCGGTGCCCCCCGCCCCGGTGGCCGAGCGGCCGAAGGTCGAGGTGCCCAAGCCCGCCGCCACGGCCCGCAACGCCAGGCCCGAGCAGAGCGAGGCCGCGGACGCCAAGCCCGGGGCGGCCAGGCCGGCGGTGGTGCCGCCACCGCGCTTCGCCCTGCAGCTGCTGCGTGCCGGCGACTGCGCGCTGCTGGTCGAGCTGCCCACCGGCGAGCCTCTGCAGGGCCGCGATCCGGCCTATCTGCTGCTCCGGGACCTGCTGCGCGCCGCCGGCCTGCCGGACAGCCCGCAAGCGGTCGGCGAGCCGGTGCGCTGGCCGCTGCTGGTGCGCGGCAACATGGATCAGGGCCCGGAGGCGGCCCTGGAGTTCGTGCAGAGCTTCGTATCCGCGCGCCTGGAAGAGCAGGCGCCCTGCGCCTGCCTGTGGCTGGTGGGGCTGCCGGCCGTACGCTTCGCCGGCGAGGCCGACGCCGACGCCTACCACCGCGAGCTGCAGGTCGAGGGCCTGGGGCCGGCCTGGGCGCTGCCCGGGTTGGAACTGCTGCTGGAAGAGCCGCAACGCAAGCGCGCGCTGTGGCAGGCGATGCGCCGGGTGCGCCAACGCTGGATGAGTCGGGCGCAATGA
- a CDS encoding 2-isopropylmalate synthase: protein MSSSDRVIIFDTTLRDGEQSPGASMTGEEKLRIAKALERLRVDVIEAGFAIASPGDFAAVKAIADSIKDSTVCSLSRAVDADIDRAAEALAGANSGRIHTFIATSPIHMQYKLRMQPDQVIEQAVHAVKRARNLCSDVEFSCEDAGRSELDFLCRIIEAAIDAGARTINIPDTVGYAIPHQYAETIRQLLQRIPNADKAVFSVHCHNDLGLAVANSLAAVVAGARQVECTINGLGERAGNAALEEIVMAIKTRADLLGVHTNIDTPHILSTSRMVSGITGFPVQPNKAIVGANAFAHESGIHQDGVLKHRETYEIMSAQSVGWHTNKLSLGKLSGRNAFRSRLDELGIALAGEAELNAAFARFKELADKKHEIFDEDLQALVSDTLGEEAPEHFKLVTLEVASKTGEVPQAKLVLSVDGAERGAESQGSGPVDATFKAIESIAGSNANLQLYSVNAITQGTDSQGEVTVRLEKAGRIVNGNGADTDILVASAKAYINALNLMQAGQKAHPQVADV from the coding sequence ATGAGCAGCAGCGACCGCGTCATTATTTTCGATACCACCCTGCGCGACGGCGAGCAGAGCCCCGGCGCGTCCATGACCGGCGAGGAGAAGCTGCGCATCGCCAAGGCCCTGGAGCGCCTGCGCGTCGACGTGATCGAGGCCGGCTTCGCCATCGCCAGCCCGGGCGACTTCGCCGCGGTCAAGGCGATCGCCGACAGCATCAAGGACAGCACCGTGTGCAGCCTCTCAAGGGCGGTGGACGCCGACATCGACCGCGCCGCCGAGGCCCTGGCCGGGGCCAACTCCGGGCGCATCCACACCTTCATCGCCACCAGCCCGATCCACATGCAGTACAAGCTGCGCATGCAGCCGGACCAGGTGATCGAGCAGGCGGTGCACGCGGTCAAGCGGGCGCGCAACCTGTGCAGCGATGTGGAGTTCTCCTGCGAGGACGCCGGCCGCTCCGAGCTGGACTTCCTCTGCCGCATCATCGAGGCGGCCATCGACGCCGGTGCGCGCACCATCAACATCCCCGACACCGTCGGCTACGCCATTCCGCACCAGTACGCCGAGACCATCCGCCAGTTGTTGCAGCGCATCCCCAATGCCGACAAGGCGGTGTTCTCGGTGCATTGCCACAACGACCTGGGGCTGGCCGTGGCCAACTCCCTGGCGGCGGTGGTGGCCGGCGCGCGCCAGGTCGAGTGCACCATCAACGGCCTGGGCGAGCGGGCCGGCAACGCCGCGCTGGAGGAGATCGTCATGGCGATCAAGACCCGCGCGGACCTGCTTGGCGTACACACCAACATCGACACCCCGCACATCCTCAGCACCTCGCGCATGGTCTCCGGTATCACCGGCTTCCCGGTGCAGCCGAACAAGGCCATCGTCGGCGCCAACGCCTTCGCCCACGAGTCGGGCATTCACCAGGACGGCGTGCTCAAGCACCGCGAGACCTACGAGATCATGTCGGCGCAGTCGGTCGGCTGGCACACCAACAAGCTGTCGCTGGGTAAATTGAGCGGGCGCAACGCCTTCCGCTCGCGCCTGGACGAGCTGGGCATCGCCCTGGCCGGCGAGGCCGAGCTGAATGCCGCCTTCGCCCGCTTCAAGGAACTGGCCGACAAGAAGCACGAGATCTTCGACGAGGACCTGCAGGCGCTGGTCTCCGACACCCTCGGTGAGGAGGCCCCGGAGCACTTCAAGCTGGTGACCCTGGAGGTGGCCAGCAAGACCGGCGAGGTGCCCCAGGCCAAGCTGGTGCTCAGCGTCGATGGTGCCGAGCGCGGTGCCGAGTCCCAGGGCTCGGGCCCGGTGGACGCGACCTTCAAGGCCATCGAGTCGATCGCCGGCTCCAATGCCAACCTGCAACTCTACTCGGTCAACGCCATCACCCAGGGCACCGACTCCCAGGGCGAGGTCACGGTGCGCCTGGAGAAGGCCGGGCGCATCGTCAACGGCAACGGCGCCGACACCGACATCCTGGTGGCCTCGGCCAAGGCCTATATCAACGCCCTGAACCTGATGCAGGCCGGGCAGAAGGCCCATCCGCAGGTGGCTGACGTTTGA
- the mksB gene encoding Mks condensin complex protein MksB, with amino-acid sequence MIDPKRVLRALAEHWTLLEPLCERFDAGTLSLVELRNQLAAQLPDSTPVDITALLDQWIRLDILVPVAKSPNRFELNAQIHDFLAYLRREHRLGLCLEIEAYLRHLERLAGYIQDAFEVRDAADLARQLRLLDMRVRDVLKKLGNDEQALIAVAERAKTSDRQIPLRQRYAEVLATWDEYVEPMIQLVAADGAFEQGVYRVEHVLLRLLGEQQRLGQLVDDDLLLRTHARILEMQTTAQLTLRRARELLLPLREEARRHNAVTRGAALALSAIRKRGLDAVPQAALPLFSRPQSTFLGSASQVEAYVYALARFEAKPAHFPKAGASRKSGAPQAPKTAREMLERCEQALPLPDLMLWLLAQEPEGATDELLYWFSRLSRDARFQRERLERRDYLTREHQLSLSSYALLGRPDA; translated from the coding sequence ATGATCGACCCCAAGCGCGTGCTGCGCGCCCTCGCCGAACACTGGACCCTGCTCGAGCCGCTGTGCGAGCGTTTCGACGCCGGTACCCTGAGCCTGGTCGAGCTGCGCAACCAGCTCGCCGCCCAGCTGCCCGACAGCACCCCGGTGGACATCACCGCCCTGCTCGACCAGTGGATCCGCCTGGACATCCTGGTGCCCGTGGCCAAGAGCCCCAACCGCTTCGAGCTCAACGCGCAGATCCACGACTTCCTCGCCTACCTGCGCCGCGAGCACCGCCTCGGCCTGTGCCTGGAAATCGAGGCCTACCTGCGCCATCTGGAGCGCCTGGCCGGCTATATCCAGGATGCCTTCGAGGTGCGCGACGCCGCCGACCTGGCGCGCCAGCTGCGCCTGCTCGACATGCGCGTGCGCGACGTGCTGAAGAAGCTCGGCAACGACGAGCAGGCACTGATCGCCGTGGCCGAACGGGCCAAGACCAGCGACCGGCAGATCCCCCTGCGCCAGCGCTATGCCGAGGTGCTGGCCACCTGGGACGAGTACGTCGAGCCGATGATCCAGCTGGTGGCCGCCGACGGCGCCTTCGAGCAGGGCGTGTACCGCGTCGAGCACGTGCTGCTGCGCCTGCTCGGCGAGCAGCAGCGCCTCGGCCAGCTGGTCGACGACGACCTGCTGCTGCGCACCCACGCGCGCATCCTGGAGATGCAGACCACCGCCCAGCTGACCCTGCGCCGCGCCCGCGAGCTGCTGCTGCCGCTGCGCGAGGAGGCGCGCCGGCATAACGCGGTGACCCGCGGCGCGGCGCTGGCGCTTTCCGCGATTCGTAAACGCGGCCTGGATGCCGTGCCCCAGGCGGCCCTGCCGCTGTTCAGCCGGCCGCAGAGCACCTTCCTCGGCAGCGCCTCCCAGGTCGAGGCCTACGTCTATGCCCTGGCCCGCTTCGAAGCCAAGCCGGCACACTTCCCCAAGGCCGGCGCCAGCCGCAAGAGCGGTGCGCCCCAGGCACCGAAGACCGCCCGCGAGATGCTCGAGCGCTGCGAACAGGCCCTGCCGCTGCCCGACCTGATGCTCTGGCTGCTGGCGCAGGAGCCGGAAGGCGCTACCGACGAGTTGCTCTACTGGTTCTCGCGCCTGTCCCGCGACGCGCGTTTCCAGCGCGAACGTCTGGAGCGCCGCGACTACCTGACCCGCGAGCACCAGCTCAGCCTGAGCTCCTATGCGCTGCTGGGCCGCCCCGATGCTTAA
- the mksE gene encoding Mks condensin complex protein MksE has translation MNIDLKEMTQLSAIFRELFKGYHLSRSEPECYAQLSSQQDQYRALFKALGFELVCDPRGFYYFVPEQMGAQVNKTAQRLALFTFILVEHLADQGRDPLAVLDGGSIGRDELPALLDKYKDLFLQAEVTTQEELEDKVIRRLTQLGFAADSNGVYRFLAPMHRFLDVCLAVQHDRDLAASLHSSDLPLPAPLLLDDDSGEAIVALDEFAAEQSEEDALARAMAEERAAQEIDA, from the coding sequence ATGAACATCGACCTTAAAGAAATGACCCAGCTCTCGGCCATCTTCCGCGAGCTGTTCAAGGGCTACCACCTGTCGCGTAGCGAACCGGAATGCTACGCCCAGCTGTCCAGCCAGCAGGACCAGTACCGCGCGCTGTTCAAGGCCCTCGGCTTCGAGCTGGTGTGCGACCCGCGCGGCTTCTACTACTTCGTGCCCGAGCAGATGGGCGCCCAGGTCAACAAGACCGCCCAGCGCCTGGCGCTGTTCACCTTCATCCTGGTCGAGCACTTGGCCGACCAGGGCCGCGACCCGCTGGCCGTGCTGGACGGCGGCAGCATCGGCCGCGACGAACTGCCGGCGCTGCTGGACAAATACAAGGACCTGTTCCTCCAGGCCGAGGTCACCACCCAGGAGGAGCTGGAGGACAAGGTCATCCGCCGCCTGACCCAGCTCGGCTTCGCCGCCGACAGCAACGGCGTGTACCGCTTCCTCGCGCCCATGCACCGTTTCCTCGACGTCTGCCTGGCGGTGCAGCACGACCGCGACCTGGCCGCCAGCCTGCACAGCAGCGACCTGCCGCTGCCGGCGCCGCTGCTGCTCGACGACGACAGCGGCGAGGCGATCGTCGCCCTCGACGAGTTCGCCGCCGAACAATCCGAAGAAGACGCCCTGGCCCGCGCCATGGCCGAAGAACGCGCCGCCCAGGAGATAGACGCATGA
- the mksF gene encoding Mks condensin complex protein MksF, with protein sequence MSQERYGIRRFALLNTAGYSLGLFPLENPLSVYGANNLGKSASINTLQFPILARMSDMSFGKYSLEQSRRFYFASDTSYILVEVALPHGPHVIGVAGRGPGGGFGHQFFAYQGELDLQHYQKNGSCLRQRELFANLERVGIKAYELKPDELRRLLVGGHTSVPLDLTLIPLRSTSEQSLKTFRALFINLLHMREITAAKLKQLFLDAFEHSLRSGSVDYIAATEEAFRDVRRMEQDYQALVGAGPLIEALSAGVAQREQLRGKLHCLSPLLDSLLGTWQDYAGARREELVIQAEHYRGEQDGLQQEQRGGTAELMRLERAISEIQRWLGELAVLKNRFALVDNAQVLEAQFLAAKDAHDELAGALAQSRQFSSEDLDERLRDLEKRLKSVRQRLDHADNNSYARLREEFSQADVDRLMRLFNGQLFSLPLGEKGIQAEGDDWVKAVEAVLERFKGDTFSVPGLSIDLSHIEPPALQALADRAALRDQKDRLERELKQLKTQQAVAADRAASKAQAEALYQAVLDAQKALEDYRRSQTLAVEEADKLEQLAQLEAAQDELKRTSDAFAERVQQLSAKLQLVGRQLADLEAKQRTLDDALRRRQLLPADLPFGTPFTDPVDDSLDNLLPLLNDYQDAWQGLQRVDGQIEALYAQVRLKGVAKFDSEDDVERRLQLLVNAYAHRQDEALTLAKARRAAVTDIARTLRNIRSDYDNLEHQLALFNREINRRQVSNLASFRIVLAPNKEALKHIDQIIHSAGQYEEGETLSVFDLQQSSEQDARNEQAKEYLARLVAANHNQLGLKDLFELAFEITKVGGAPVIHTDIDGAASNGTTMTIKALTNMYLLLHLMDREQAGRVRLPYYLDEAADIDERNQQALIETSLQLGFVPILASVKPQVSAHVAIDLEGGSGPAGIYIDEADWKFIRPRETSKAEAVVPETSAEPA encoded by the coding sequence ATGAGCCAGGAACGCTACGGCATCCGCCGCTTCGCCCTGCTGAACACCGCCGGCTACAGCCTCGGCCTGTTCCCCCTGGAAAACCCGCTGTCGGTGTACGGCGCCAACAACCTGGGCAAGTCGGCCTCGATCAACACCCTGCAGTTCCCCATCCTGGCGCGCATGTCGGACATGAGCTTCGGCAAGTACAGCCTGGAGCAGTCGCGCCGGTTCTACTTCGCCAGCGACACCAGCTACATCCTGGTGGAGGTCGCCCTGCCCCACGGCCCCCACGTCATCGGCGTGGCCGGCCGCGGCCCCGGTGGCGGTTTCGGCCACCAGTTCTTCGCCTACCAGGGCGAGCTGGACCTGCAGCACTACCAGAAGAACGGCAGCTGCCTGCGCCAGCGCGAGCTGTTCGCCAACCTCGAGCGGGTCGGCATCAAGGCCTACGAGCTCAAGCCGGACGAACTGCGCCGCCTGCTGGTCGGCGGCCATACCTCGGTGCCCCTGGACCTGACCCTGATCCCCCTGCGTTCCACCAGCGAGCAGAGCCTGAAGACCTTCCGCGCGCTGTTCATCAACCTGCTGCACATGCGCGAGATCACCGCCGCCAAGCTCAAGCAGCTGTTCCTCGACGCCTTCGAGCACAGCCTGCGCTCGGGCAGCGTCGACTACATCGCCGCCACCGAGGAGGCCTTCCGCGATGTGCGCCGAATGGAACAGGACTACCAGGCCCTGGTCGGCGCCGGCCCGCTGATCGAGGCCCTGAGTGCCGGCGTGGCCCAGCGCGAACAGCTGCGCGGCAAGCTGCACTGTCTCTCGCCGCTGCTCGACTCGCTGCTCGGCACCTGGCAGGACTACGCCGGCGCCCGCCGCGAGGAGCTGGTGATCCAGGCCGAGCACTACCGGGGCGAGCAGGACGGCCTGCAGCAGGAGCAGCGCGGCGGCACCGCCGAGCTGATGCGCCTGGAGCGGGCGATCAGCGAGATCCAGCGCTGGCTCGGCGAGCTGGCCGTGCTGAAGAACCGCTTCGCCCTGGTCGACAACGCCCAAGTGCTGGAGGCCCAGTTTCTGGCCGCCAAGGATGCCCACGACGAGCTGGCCGGCGCCCTGGCGCAGTCCCGCCAGTTCAGCAGCGAGGATCTGGACGAGCGCCTGCGCGACCTGGAGAAGCGCCTCAAGTCGGTCCGGCAGCGGCTCGACCACGCCGACAACAACAGCTATGCACGGCTGCGCGAGGAGTTCTCCCAGGCCGACGTCGATCGCCTGATGCGCCTGTTCAACGGCCAGCTGTTCAGCCTGCCGCTGGGCGAGAAAGGCATCCAGGCCGAAGGTGATGACTGGGTGAAAGCCGTCGAGGCGGTACTGGAGCGCTTCAAGGGCGACACCTTCAGCGTGCCGGGCCTGTCCATCGACCTGTCCCATATCGAGCCGCCGGCCCTGCAGGCCCTGGCCGACCGCGCCGCCCTGCGCGACCAGAAGGACCGCCTGGAGCGCGAGCTCAAGCAACTCAAGACCCAGCAGGCGGTGGCCGCCGACCGCGCCGCGAGCAAGGCCCAGGCCGAGGCGCTGTACCAGGCCGTGCTGGATGCGCAGAAAGCCCTGGAAGACTACCGCCGCAGCCAGACCCTGGCTGTCGAGGAGGCCGACAAGCTGGAGCAGCTGGCCCAGCTGGAGGCCGCCCAGGACGAGCTCAAACGTACCAGCGACGCCTTCGCCGAGCGCGTGCAGCAGCTGTCGGCCAAGCTGCAGCTGGTCGGCCGCCAGCTGGCCGACCTGGAGGCCAAGCAGCGCACCCTGGACGATGCCCTGCGCCGCCGCCAGCTGCTGCCGGCCGACCTGCCGTTCGGCACGCCCTTCACCGACCCGGTGGACGACAGCCTGGACAACCTGCTGCCGTTGCTCAATGACTATCAGGACGCCTGGCAGGGCCTGCAGCGCGTCGACGGGCAGATCGAGGCACTCTACGCCCAGGTGCGCCTCAAGGGCGTGGCCAAGTTCGACAGCGAGGACGACGTCGAGCGTCGCCTGCAGCTGTTGGTCAACGCCTACGCCCATCGCCAGGACGAGGCCCTGACCCTGGCCAAGGCCCGCCGCGCCGCGGTCACCGACATCGCCCGCACCCTGCGCAACATCCGCAGCGACTACGACAACCTGGAACACCAGCTGGCGCTGTTCAACCGCGAGATCAACCGCCGCCAGGTCTCCAACCTCGCCAGCTTCCGCATCGTCCTGGCGCCGAACAAGGAGGCGCTCAAGCACATCGACCAGATCATCCACAGCGCCGGCCAGTACGAGGAAGGCGAGACCCTGTCGGTGTTCGACCTGCAGCAGAGCAGCGAACAGGACGCCAGGAACGAGCAGGCCAAGGAGTACCTGGCCCGCCTGGTGGCGGCCAACCACAACCAGCTGGGCCTGAAAGACCTCTTCGAGCTGGCGTTCGAGATCACCAAGGTCGGCGGCGCGCCGGTGATCCACACCGACATCGACGGGGCGGCGTCCAACGGCACCACCATGACCATCAAGGCGCTGACCAACATGTACCTGCTGCTGCACCTGATGGACCGCGAGCAGGCCGGACGGGTGCGCCTGCCCTACTACCTGGACGAGGCGGCGGACATCGACGAGCGCAACCAGCAGGCGCTGATCGAGACCAGCCTGCAGCTGGGCTTCGTGCCCATCCTCGCCTCGGTCAAGCCGCAGGTCTCGGCCCACGTGGCCATCGACCTGGAGGGTGGCAGCGGCCCGGCCGGCATCTACATCGACGAGGCCGACTGGAAGTTCATCCGCCCCCGCGAGACGAGCAAGGCCGAGGCCGTGGTGCCGGAGACCAGCGCCGAACCGGCCTGA
- a CDS encoding PqiB family protein — MNDLPLAKTRPASNWSAIWVLPIIALLIGGWLGWRAYTQAGIEIEVFFDSGAGIQAGKTEVIYKGMPIGKVKALALDDSGQQRGVVATIEMNQEVKPHLRENARFWLVKPSVSLAGITGLETLVSGNYIAVSPGDGEPSLRFQALSEPPPLSDDQPGLHLTLKAERLGSLNRDSPVFHKQIQVGRVKSYALAEDQSTVEVKVFIEPAYASLVRKHTRFWNASGISIDAGLSGFKLRSESLASIVAGGIAFATPEHRKDSPATDPRFPFRLYEDFDAAQAGIRVLVKMTDFEGLQAGRTPVLYNGIQAGLLKTLKVNDDLSSATAELTLDPRTEDYLVEGTEFWVVKPSISLAGITGLEALVKGNYIAVRPGEKGAAAKREFEARPKAPPLNLDAPGLHLVLLSDSRGSLEVGNPVLYRQVKVGSVQSVQLARDDQQVAFGVHIEPEYAHLVNSSTRFWNASGITLKGGLSGIEVRSESLQTLLAGGIAFETRDRQAPRQDRRVQRFPLYDSRDSALQNGVAISIRLERGDGLGPGTAIRYRGLDVGKVERIELADDLQSVVLHGRITLASARIARAGTQFWVVKPELSLTRVTNLDTLVGGQYLEVLPAEQAGRQQTAFVALDAPPTQAVREPGLRLVLSAAQRNSLKPGEPVTYREVPVGKVKGVELGPTANRVLVHVLIEPRYAPLVHGGSRFWVSSGIGVEAGLFQGVKVRTESLETIIAGGVAFATPEGEQMGAKALPGQTFALFEEAQEQWLRWAPKIDLAQ, encoded by the coding sequence ATGAATGACCTGCCACTGGCCAAAACCCGTCCGGCTTCCAACTGGTCGGCCATCTGGGTGCTGCCCATCATCGCCCTGCTGATCGGCGGCTGGCTGGGCTGGCGTGCCTACACCCAGGCCGGCATCGAGATCGAGGTGTTCTTCGACAGCGGCGCGGGCATCCAGGCCGGCAAGACCGAGGTGATCTACAAGGGCATGCCGATCGGCAAGGTCAAGGCCCTGGCCCTGGACGACAGCGGCCAGCAGCGCGGGGTGGTCGCCACCATCGAGATGAACCAGGAGGTCAAGCCGCACCTGCGCGAGAACGCCCGCTTCTGGCTGGTCAAGCCCAGCGTCAGCCTGGCCGGGATCACCGGCCTGGAGACCCTGGTGTCGGGCAACTACATCGCGGTCAGCCCGGGCGATGGCGAGCCGAGCCTGAGATTCCAGGCGCTGTCCGAACCGCCGCCGCTGTCCGACGACCAGCCCGGCCTGCACCTGACCCTGAAGGCCGAGCGCCTGGGCTCGCTGAATCGCGACAGCCCGGTGTTCCACAAGCAGATCCAGGTCGGCCGGGTGAAGAGCTACGCCCTGGCCGAGGACCAGAGCACGGTGGAGGTGAAGGTGTTCATCGAGCCGGCCTACGCCAGCCTGGTGCGCAAGCACACGCGGTTCTGGAACGCCAGCGGCATCAGCATCGATGCCGGCCTGTCGGGCTTCAAGCTGCGCAGCGAGTCGTTGGCCAGCATCGTCGCCGGCGGCATCGCCTTCGCCACGCCGGAGCACCGCAAGGACAGCCCGGCGACCGATCCGCGCTTCCCCTTCCGCCTCTACGAGGATTTCGACGCCGCCCAGGCGGGCATCCGGGTGCTGGTCAAGATGACCGATTTCGAAGGCCTGCAGGCGGGGCGGACCCCGGTGCTGTACAACGGCATCCAGGCCGGCCTGCTGAAGACGCTCAAGGTCAACGACGACCTGAGCAGCGCCACGGCCGAACTGACCCTGGACCCGCGCACCGAGGACTACCTGGTCGAGGGCACCGAGTTCTGGGTGGTCAAACCATCGATCTCCCTGGCCGGCATCACCGGCCTGGAGGCCCTGGTCAAGGGCAACTATATCGCCGTGCGTCCGGGGGAGAAGGGCGCGGCGGCCAAGCGCGAGTTCGAGGCGCGGCCCAAGGCGCCGCCGCTGAACCTGGATGCCCCGGGCCTGCACCTGGTGCTGCTGAGCGACAGCCGCGGTTCGCTGGAGGTCGGCAACCCGGTCCTCTATCGCCAGGTCAAGGTCGGCTCGGTGCAGAGCGTGCAACTGGCCCGCGACGACCAGCAGGTGGCGTTCGGCGTGCACATCGAGCCGGAGTACGCCCACCTGGTCAACAGCAGCACGCGCTTCTGGAATGCCAGCGGCATCACCCTCAAGGGCGGCCTGTCCGGGATCGAGGTCCGGAGCGAGTCGCTGCAGACCTTGCTGGCCGGCGGCATCGCCTTCGAGACCCGCGACCGGCAGGCGCCCAGGCAGGACAGGCGGGTGCAGCGCTTCCCCCTGTATGACAGCCGCGACAGCGCCCTGCAGAACGGCGTGGCGATCAGCATCCGCCTGGAACGCGGCGACGGCCTGGGCCCGGGCACGGCGATCCGCTACCGCGGCCTGGACGTCGGCAAGGTCGAGCGCATCGAGCTGGCCGACGACCTGCAGAGCGTCGTGCTGCATGGCCGGATCACCCTGGCGAGCGCGCGCATCGCCCGTGCCGGTACGCAATTCTGGGTGGTCAAGCCGGAGTTGAGCCTGACCCGGGTGACCAACCTGGACACCCTGGTCGGCGGCCAGTACCTGGAGGTGCTGCCGGCGGAGCAGGCCGGGCGCCAGCAGACCGCGTTCGTCGCCCTGGACGCGCCACCGACCCAGGCTGTGCGCGAGCCCGGGCTGCGCCTGGTGCTCAGCGCGGCCCAGCGCAACTCGCTGAAACCCGGCGAACCGGTGACCTACCGCGAGGTGCCGGTGGGCAAGGTGAAGGGAGTCGAGCTGGGGCCGACTGCCAACCGGGTGCTGGTGCATGTGCTGATCGAGCCGCGCTATGCGCCGCTGGTGCACGGCGGCAGCCGTTTCTGGGTCAGCTCCGGCATCGGCGTCGAGGCCGGCCTGTTCCAGGGGGTCAAGGTGCGCACCGAGTCCCTGGAGACCATCATCGCCGGCGGCGTGGCCTTCGCCACCCCGGAGGGCGAGCAGATGGGCGCCAAGGCCCTGCCGGGGCAGACCTTCGCCCTGTTCGAGGAGGCGCAGGAGCAATGGCTGCGCTGGGCGCCGAAGATCGACTTGGCGCAGTAG